Genomic window (Magnetospirillum sp. 15-1):
ATTTTCGGGGTGAAGGTCACCGCCGTGAACACCCTGATCACCAAGGGCAAGGTCAAGCGCTTCCGCGGCCGTCCCGGCGTGCGTTCCGACGTCAAGAAGGCGGTCGTGACGCTGGCCGAGGGCCACTCCATCGACGTGACCACGGGAGTCTGACGCC
Coding sequences:
- a CDS encoding 50S ribosomal protein L23, with translation MSKLVISKERMYDVVRAPVITEKATMGSEFRQVTFKVPLDATKPEIKAAVEGIFGVKVTAVNTLITKGKVKRFRGRPGVRSDVKKAVVTLAEGHSIDVTTGV